From the genome of Candidatus Nitrosocosmicus oleophilus, one region includes:
- a CDS encoding DNA-3-methyladenine glycosylase family protein translates to MIRSIPSVGMPDQDPLELLSKQDVLLGSLIKSIGNHSIQIHDNLFESLLKSIIYQQLAGSAAKAIYFRFLQDYGDNLPTPEQIISTSNTVLRFTIGLSFKKIEYIKNLSTKILSGELNIQGLPDPQDEEAIAELVKVKGIGRLTAEMFLIFCLQREDVIPLGDLGVKKAIQKLYNLSELPTHQYMLEVFSRWKPYRSIATWYLWKSFSKFDSIG, encoded by the coding sequence GTGATCAGAAGTATTCCTAGTGTAGGAATGCCGGATCAGGATCCATTAGAATTACTTTCAAAGCAAGACGTTTTACTTGGAAGCCTAATCAAATCTATAGGAAATCATTCAATTCAGATCCACGATAATCTGTTTGAATCTTTGTTAAAATCCATAATTTATCAGCAGCTTGCAGGTAGTGCTGCAAAAGCGATATACTTCAGATTTCTGCAGGACTATGGCGATAATTTACCAACCCCAGAGCAGATTATTTCTACTTCAAATACTGTCTTGAGATTTACGATAGGACTGTCATTTAAGAAAATAGAATATATTAAGAATTTGTCGACGAAGATCCTCTCCGGTGAATTAAATATTCAAGGATTACCCGATCCGCAAGATGAAGAAGCCATAGCTGAATTGGTTAAAGTAAAGGGTATTGGAAGATTGACTGCAGAAATGTTTCTTATCTTTTGCCTGCAACGAGAAGATGTAATTCCCTTGGGTGATTTGGGAGTAAAAAAGGCAATCCAAAAATTATATAATTTATCTGAACTACCTACTCATCAATATATGTTGGAAGTATTTTCTAGATGGAAACCTTATAGAAGTATCGCTACTTGGTATTTGTGGAAATCATTCTCCAAATTTGATTCAATAGGTTAG
- a CDS encoding MFS transporter, producing the protein MNEKNTQKAAWIALAILSCLALIAMYGETMLIPAIPYLINDFEISYNTSSWILTAYLVAGAVMTPIIGKLSDIYGKKKILLTLIVIYSVGSLLGGLSSDIFMMIISRIIQGTGLAMFPVAFAIIREKFSNANLAIGQGIFTAVFSAGAVIGLGLGATIVEHFSWHMTFLSIVPLMVILLVVVLRWVRIDSEKFLSKIRGSIDISGTLALISIVSTFLVGLTLLPNSISDPNNNYLFLTLSLLMISVALLPIFFFTQRRAQYPIMDLNLMKDSVLLPVNILIMTIGIAFFIIYQTLPILIQSPIPVGFGGGPVATAGVQLPFMILSFLISVLSGLLISRIGNIKPTLIGSILSTLGFFLLYIYHPTELMISLELCIIAIGLAFAEIGAFNISLVSAPVSKSGSALGITMLLFLIGMSLGPAISGIYLESFRSTIDDTNESFPAEVAYDLIFLTALLISILSVILTLFITKKLVSKAT; encoded by the coding sequence ATGAATGAAAAAAATACTCAAAAAGCTGCATGGATTGCCCTTGCGATTCTCAGTTGCCTGGCACTAATAGCTATGTACGGAGAGACCATGCTAATTCCCGCGATCCCCTATTTAATAAATGACTTTGAAATCTCCTATAATACCTCATCATGGATTTTGACAGCCTATTTAGTTGCTGGGGCAGTAATGACTCCAATTATAGGTAAACTTTCGGATATCTATGGGAAAAAAAAAATATTGCTGACTCTAATAGTGATATATTCTGTGGGTAGTTTGTTGGGCGGATTGTCTAGTGATATCTTTATGATGATAATATCGAGGATAATTCAAGGCACTGGCCTAGCGATGTTTCCTGTTGCCTTCGCAATTATTAGAGAGAAATTTTCCAATGCAAATCTCGCTATCGGTCAAGGAATTTTTACAGCTGTTTTTTCAGCAGGTGCCGTAATCGGTCTTGGATTAGGGGCCACCATTGTCGAACATTTTAGTTGGCATATGACATTTCTCTCAATCGTACCTTTAATGGTAATATTACTAGTGGTGGTACTAAGGTGGGTTCGAATTGATTCGGAAAAATTCCTTTCGAAAATACGAGGTAGTATAGATATAAGCGGAACCTTGGCATTGATAAGTATAGTTTCAACATTCCTTGTGGGATTGACCTTACTACCGAATTCTATTTCTGATCCAAACAACAATTATTTGTTTTTAACCCTATCTCTCTTGATGATTTCGGTAGCCCTTTTACCGATCTTCTTTTTCACACAGAGACGGGCTCAATATCCTATTATGGATCTTAATCTTATGAAGGATTCGGTTCTCCTACCTGTCAATATATTAATAATGACCATTGGTATTGCATTTTTCATAATATATCAAACTTTGCCAATCTTGATACAAAGTCCTATCCCCGTAGGATTTGGAGGAGGTCCGGTAGCCACTGCAGGTGTTCAGCTTCCTTTTATGATTCTGTCATTCTTAATTTCTGTCTTATCAGGATTGCTAATTTCCAGAATAGGTAACATAAAACCGACTTTGATTGGAAGTATTCTAAGTACTTTGGGATTCTTTCTGCTCTACATCTATCACCCAACGGAGCTGATGATATCATTAGAACTCTGTATCATCGCTATAGGATTGGCTTTCGCAGAAATTGGTGCTTTTAATATATCATTGGTGTCTGCACCGGTAAGCAAAAGCGGCTCTGCATTAGGAATCACTATGTTGTTATTTTTGATTGGAATGTCATTAGGGCCAGCGATTTCTGGTATCTATTTAGAGAGCTTTAGATCCACCATTGACGATACCAATGAGTCATTTCCAGCCGAAGTCGCGTACGATTTGATCTTTTTAACCGCCCTATTGATCTCAATCTTGTCTGTAATACTTACTCTATTCATAACCAAAAAACTAGTAAGTAAAGCAACCTAG
- a CDS encoding magnesium transporter CorA family protein, producing the protein METINNQKLSWVYLERPTREKMDIVSKNFPIHELNIEDCLSKNQLPKIDRYDDHIFVILQFPASLRGRAAPNFTQLSMFIGKDYLISITQGDLYPLNDLFRTCNSGDQKIRNNFMGGSPGYLLHSILDALVDNLLHILMKIIGNLDDIEDEVFDDKVANAKEISILRREITTLRRIVLPLKRIMLEITSRDVKRFSSSAAEEDLIDYFDDINDHISKVLEALDESKETIEIYKDTDNMLNSEKTNKILSFLTILFTLSIPITVAGTFYGMNIVIPGSVNEGGTIIDYFPLILTASLSSLAAGVMVLYFRKLGWFNS; encoded by the coding sequence TTGGAAACAATCAATAATCAAAAACTCTCCTGGGTTTACCTGGAAAGACCTACCCGGGAAAAAATGGATATAGTATCCAAAAATTTTCCTATTCATGAGCTGAATATCGAAGACTGTTTATCGAAGAATCAACTCCCTAAAATCGATCGATATGACGATCATATATTCGTCATACTTCAGTTTCCAGCTTCTCTCAGAGGAAGAGCTGCCCCCAACTTTACTCAACTCTCCATGTTTATAGGAAAGGATTATCTAATTTCAATTACCCAGGGAGATCTTTATCCATTGAATGATCTATTTAGAACTTGTAATAGCGGCGACCAGAAAATCAGGAATAATTTCATGGGAGGATCTCCAGGATATCTATTACATTCAATTTTAGACGCACTTGTTGATAATCTACTTCACATATTAATGAAAATTATTGGAAACTTAGACGACATTGAAGATGAAGTATTTGATGATAAAGTGGCAAATGCGAAGGAAATATCTATCCTCAGAAGGGAAATTACTACACTTCGTAGAATAGTCTTACCGTTAAAACGAATCATGTTAGAAATCACTTCCAGAGATGTTAAGAGATTCTCCAGTAGCGCAGCCGAGGAAGATCTAATTGATTATTTTGATGATATTAATGATCATATATCAAAGGTATTAGAGGCCCTTGATGAGTCAAAAGAAACAATTGAAATTTACAAAGATACCGATAACATGTTGAATTCGGAAAAAACAAACAAGATCCTCAGCTTTCTAACAATATTGTTCACGCTATCAATTCCAATTACTGTGGCAGGCACTTTTTATGGTATGAACATTGTAATACCTGGCAGCGTCAATGAGGGGGGTACAATTATCGATTACTTTCCACTCATTTTGACCGCATCGCTTTCGTCACTGGCTGCAGGAGTTATGGTGTTATACTTCAGAAAACTAGGCTGGTTCAATTCATAG
- a CDS encoding response regulator, producing the protein MQSSNSVVRNRKVVMICEDEQELLDLYSRVLGLKYDVIKVCSGAECIHEYLEKKAKGSPVDLLFLDYKLGDMLGDDVAKKIKKMNGIKIILISAYNLDEPTKNELIENKYIEKYLQKPIRMKQIIQVAAEAI; encoded by the coding sequence ATGCAATCTTCTAATTCGGTTGTCCGGAATAGAAAGGTGGTAATGATTTGTGAAGACGAACAGGAATTACTTGACCTTTACTCCAGGGTGTTGGGATTGAAATATGATGTCATAAAGGTTTGTTCAGGAGCTGAATGCATACATGAATACCTAGAGAAAAAGGCAAAAGGATCACCAGTCGATCTCCTTTTCCTAGATTACAAATTAGGTGATATGTTAGGTGATGATGTAGCGAAGAAGATAAAGAAAATGAATGGAATTAAGATAATTCTAATTTCCGCGTATAATTTGGATGAACCAACTAAAAATGAACTTATTGAAAATAAATACATCGAAAAATATCTACAAAAACCGATTCGAATGAAACAAATAATTCAGGTAGCAGCGGAAGCGATCTGA